The following proteins come from a genomic window of Parambassis ranga chromosome 4, fParRan2.1, whole genome shotgun sequence:
- the slc35a3a gene encoding solute carrier family 35 member A3a: MASPRLKYLSLGVLVFQTTSLVLTMRYSRTLQNDGPRYLASSAVVVAEVMKIFTCVLLVFKEHNYSVRALNSVLRQEILHKPIETLKLAIPSGIYTLQNNLLYVALSNLDAATYQVTYQLKILTTALFSVSMLGRRLGVYQWLSLLILMAGVALVQWPSESAAAPEKEALSAGSQFVGVAAVLVACCSSGFAGVYFEKILKESKQSVWIRNIQLGMFGFVFGIFGMLAYDGERVKESGMFQGYNTVTWSVVALQALGGLVIAAVIKYADNILKGFATSLSIILSTLISYFWLQDFDPTGVFFLGAVLVIVATFLYGYEGKPSPNPSRA; encoded by the exons ATGGCTTCTCCCCGGCTGAAGTACCTGTCTCTGGGCGTGCTGGTGTTCCAGACCACCTCCCTGGTGCTCACTATGCGGTACTCTCGTACCCTGCAGAACGACGGCCCCCGGTACCTGGCCTCCTCAGCTGTGGTGGTGGCAGAAGTGATGAAGATCTTTACCTGTGTGCTGCTCGTCTTCAAAGAGCACA ATTACAGCGTGCGTGCTCTAAACAGTGTTCTACGCCAGGAGATCCTTCACAAACCAATAGAAACTCTCAAACTGGCGATCCCCTCGGGCATCTACACATTACAGAACAACCTGCTGTATGTCGCCTTGTCCAACCTGGACGCAGCCACTTATCAG GTCACATACCAGCTGAAGATCCTGACTACGGCTCTGTTCTCAGTGTCCATGTTGGGCCGCAGGCTGGGCGTCTACCAGTGGCTCTCACTGCTGATTCTAATGGCCGGAGTGGCTCTCGTGCAG tggCCCTCTGAGTCTGCTGCGGCCCCGGAGAAGGAGGCCCTGTCTGCAGGTTCCCAGTTTGTCGGTGTTGCGGCGGTTCTTGTGGCGTGCTGCTCCAGCGGATTCGCTGGAGTCTACTTCGAGAAGATCCTGAAGGAGAGCAAGCAGAGCGTCTGGATCCGCAACATCCAGCTGG ggatgTTCGGCTTTGTTTTTGGCATCTTCGGCATGCTGGCCTACGACGGGGAGCGAGTGAAAGAATCAGGAATGTTTCAGGGATACAACACCGTCACCTGGTCTGTGGTAGCGCTGCAG GCGCTGGGTGGTCTGGTCATAGCAGCAGTTATCAAATATGCAGACAACATCCTCAAGGGCTTCGCTACATCACTCTCCATCATCCTGTCAACACTTATATCGTACTTCTGGCTGCAGGACTTTGACCCCACTGG TGTGTTCTTCCTTGGGGCCGTTTTGGTCATCGTGGCCACTTTCCTGTACGGCTACGAAGGCAAGCCGTCCCCTAACCCCAGCAGGGCGTAG
- the fam78bb gene encoding protein FAM78B, which translates to MHGLIVLILVESRSAARFTRPVRLTWLLLTITFTCTAMGCIQSIACNKSRIKRENIVVYDLSATIDHCPTVIEENSPIVLRYKTPYFKASARIVMPPIPRSETWVVGWIQACTHMEFYNTYGDVGMSSWELPQLREGLVRAISDSDGVSYPWYGNTTETVTIVGPTSKPSRFIVSMNDNFYPSVTWAVPVSESNTPLLTNIKRDQSFTTWLVALNTTSREKILLHTIKWRMRVDITVDPSQPLGSRARLVGRVHQDQPRVLTRMEPIPPNAMGRPNANDAQVLMWRPRRGPPLVVIPPK; encoded by the exons ATGCACGGCCTCATAGTGTTGATACTGGTCGAGTCCCGGTCAGCCGCGCGCTTCACCCGGCCTGTCAGGCTCACTTGGCTGCTCCTGACCATCACCTTCACGTGCACAGCCATGGGCTGCATCCAGAGCATAGCCTGCAACAAGTCACGCATTAAACGGGAGAACATCGTGGTGTACGACCTGTCCGCCACCATAGACCACTGCCCGACTGTCATCGAGGAGAACTCCCCAATAGTGCTGCGATACAAGACGCCCTATTTCAAAGCCTCCGCGCGGATTGTGATGCCTCCTATTCCCCGCAGCGAGACATGGGTGGTGGGCTGGATCCAGGCGTGCACACATATGGAATTCTACAACACCTATGGAGACGTCGGCAT GTCAAGCTGGGAGCTCCCTCAGCTCCGTGAAGGCCTGGTGAGGGCCATCAGTGACTCAGACGGCGTGAGCTACCCCTGGTATGGAAACACCACAGAGACCGTCACCATAGTGGGTCCCACCTCCAAGCCATCCCGCTTCATCGTCAGCATGAATGACAATTTCTATCCCAGCGTCACATGGGCCGTGCCGGTCAGCGAATCAAACACGCCCCTGCTAACTAACATCAAAAGGGACCAGAGTTTCACCACCTGGCTGGTGGCACTCAACACCACATCCAGGGAAAAGATCCTGCTCCACACCATCAAGTGGAGGATGAGGGTGGACATCACGGTGGATCCGTCTCAGCCTCTAGGTTCCAGGGCTCGGTTAGTGGGCCGGGTGCACCAGGACCAGCCACGGGTGCTGACCCGCATGGAGCCCATCCCTCCCAACGCAATGGGGAGACCCAATGCCAATGATGCCCAGGTTCTGATGTGGAGGCCGAGGAGAGGCCCTCCACTGGTTGTCATACCACCCAAGTAA
- the rex1bd gene encoding required for excision 1-B domain-containing protein, producing the protein MMVPSDFKALIQRFYHLQSERVETYQLFEEGHEAYLRTGPHYDFDHYRQLVHEITQAFCGISNEVLEIKGRLHHDFDRPDLSEHIEKLQSKEKEKLELTAKLQLARQQAQDHPEDEDCQEKIQEIKHKIIKNKEALSEIMQDFKYDSEECD; encoded by the exons ATGATG GTCCCTTCAGACTTTAAGGCTCTCATCCAGAGATTTTATCACCTGCAGTCTGAGCGTGTGGAGACATATCAGCTCTTTGAAGA AGGACATGAGGCCTACTTGAGGACAGGGCCCCACTACGACTTCGATCACTACAGGCAGCTGGTCCATGAGATAACTCAGGCATTTTGCGGCATCTCTAATGAAGTGCTGGAAATCAAGGGGAGGCTGCACCATGACTTCGACAGACCAGATCTTTCTGAGCACATCGAAAAGCTGCAGagcaaagagaaggagaaactTGAACTG ACAGCCAAGCTGCAGCTGGCCAGGCAGCAGGCCCAAGATCACCCAGAGGACGAGGACTGTCAAGAAAAGATTCAGGAGATCAAGCACAA GATCATCAAGAACAAAGAGGCTCTGAGTGAGATCATGCAGGACTTTAAGTATGATTCAGAGgagtgtgattga